From a region of the Plodia interpunctella isolate USDA-ARS_2022_Savannah chromosome 13, ilPloInte3.2, whole genome shotgun sequence genome:
- the LOC128674605 gene encoding uncharacterized protein LOC128674605: protein MVRTYTRKYTNSRNGKSFLPYQNYSAENLQVAIESVKEGRMSLTDAADTFGVPKSTLSRKTRNINCTQETAGHPTLFTPEEEKVFIKFVLIVGEWGFPFDTTDLRVFAKKYLDRLGKNVYNLKDNMPGYDWARNFLQRHRLQISNRKSAHISSDRARFRSDDIDAFFENYVNTVEGVPAAHIINYDETNLTDDPGNKKYIYKRGCKYPERIINSSKTAISLMFSGTASGHLLPIYVVYKSENLWDTWMEGGPEGTRYNRSKSGWFDSTCFEDWFHTIIVPYFRNKPGRKVLIGDNLSSHFSESVIKTCETLNIAFVCLPPKTTHLLQPLDVAFFAPLKVYWRDILTKWKITEGRHHKTLIKSAFPKLLKKLKNKLIENDAESRNLIAGFNKSGLYPVDPNRPKSRLPQSHVPRSEEEIETSSTSVIKDMLMELRCPDEPTGMRRKKRFVVEPGKSVSSDDLVQNQSKTSARLKVSGKRKELKKSTSNILSDPFIDSVPGPSGLHQIRSNKNHDSDNSDDQIASVLMPKSKLTSYKGMGKGIGKKTKPCKILINKKQQSENVTETALNDTLVNSGSLLQSSLQNPESLKNLCIRWVNTHLIQNNELSGQRSFIQNLYETKNYEANVPFIGELPECLLNSRPTTRSKPIITSEVIFEAGSSQNIRNRKKINAILQKENVEITQFALNMKLNIENKEQVTEKRKVVEEITQESKELKEIIDNVKPKKKIKSETATKVKKRTQKHISRKQKWRRSSSDSSSSEIIMCMADSDDSEYETMDDLITEFYEEEQENIEPSIPFGFSEIEFFTEDNNTLKIDSWILAKFATKKSVKHFVGKIILIKNNIPDVKFVRKVKESKFNRGSVFTYPTVDDICTMRHLDDIVLVLPEPNISRRGQIIFDIDLSNYNVQ, encoded by the coding sequence ATGGTGCGTACATATACTAGGAAGTATACAAATTCCAGAAATGGCAAATCTTTTTTACCTTACCAAAATTACTCAGCGGAAAATTTACAAGTAGCAATAGAGAGTGTAAAAGAAGGAAGAATGAGTCTTACCGATGCCGCAGACACTTTTGGTGTGCCAAAGAGTACCTTAAGTAGAAAGACAAGAAATATTAACTGTACGCAAGAGACAGCAGGCCATCCAACATTATTTACGCCTGAAGAAGAGAAAGTCttcattaaatttgttttaatagtaGGGGAATGGGGGTTTCCGTTTGATACCACAGATCTTCGTGTATTTGCCAAGAAATATCTCGACAGACTTggaaaaaatgtgtataatcTAAAAGATAATATGCCAGGTTATGATTGGGCCAGAAACTTTCTTCAAAGACATAGATTACAAATTTCAAACCGTAAATCTGCACATATTTCCAGTGACCGAGCCAGATTTAGGTCAGATGATATTGATGCCTTTTTTGAGAATTATGTTAATACGGTTGAGGGTGTTCCTGCAGCGCACATCATTAACTATGATGAAACGAATTTAACAGATGATCCcggcaataaaaaatatatttataaaagaggATGCAAGTATCCAGAGCGGATCATAAATAGCTCGAAAACGGCAATTTCGCTCATGTTTTCGGGCACTGCATCAGGACATCTCTTACCTATTTACGTTGTCTACAAATCGGAAAATCTTTGGGATACGTGGATGGAGGGAGGACCAGAAGGGACGAGATATAATCGTTCCAAGAGCGGATGGTTTGATTCAACCTGCTTCGAAGATTGGTTTCATACCATTATAGTTCCCTATTTTCGTAATAAGCCTGGACGGAAGGTGTTGATAggtgataatttatcatcacaCTTTTCGGaaagtgtaataaaaacttgtgagACATTGAATATTGCATTTGTATGTCTGCCACCTAAAACAACACATTTATTACAACCTCTGGACGTCGCGTTTTTTGCTCCTTTGAAGGTATACTGGAGAGATATTCTTACCAAATGGAAAATTACCGAGGGAAGACATCACAAAACCTTAATTAAGAGTGCATTTCctaaattgttgaaaaaacttaaaaataaattaatcgaaaaTGATGCCGAATCCAGAAATTTAATAGCAGGTTTTAATAAATCCGGACTTTACCCTGTTGATCCTAATCGTCCCAAATCTCGATTACCCCAATCTCATGTTCCAAGGTCCGAGGAAGAAATAGAGACAAGTAGTACTTCAGTTATAAAGGATATGTTGATGGAATTGCGATGTCCCGATGAGCCGACGGGAATGAGACGGAAAAAGAGATTTGTGGTTGAACCGGGAAAGAGCGTATCTTCCGACGATTTAGTACAAAATCAGTCAAAAACAAGTGCAAGATTAAAGGTGTCcggaaaaagaaaagaattaaAGAAGTCTACTTCAAACATCCTATCAGACCCATTTATTGATTCAGTTCCAGGTCCTTCTGGACTACATCAAATAAGGAGCAATAAAAATCATGATAGTGATAATTCCGATGATCAAATTGCGTCTGTTCTTATGCCTAAGTCAAAACTAACATCCTACAAGGGCATGGGAAAAGGGATcggtaaaaaaacaaaaccttgtaaaatattgattaataagAAGCAACAAAGTGAGAATGTAACAGAAACAGCTCTAAATGATACATTAGTTAACTCTGGTTCATTATTACAGTCATCTCTCCAAAATCCCGAAAGCCTCAAAAATTTATGTATCAGATGGGTCAATACTCACTTAATTCAAAACAATGAACTATCCGGACAaagatcatttattcaaaatttgtacGAAACCAAAAACTATGAAGCTAACGTGCCATTTATAGGTGAATTACCAGAATGCCTACTAAATAGCAGACCCACTACTAGATCTAAACCTATAATTACATCagaagttatttttgaagCAGGATCTTCCCAAAATATTCGTAATCGTAAGAAAATAAACGCTAtactacaaaaagaaaatgttgaaattaCGCAGTTTgctttaaatatgaaattaaatatagaaaataaagaacaagtaactgaaaaaagaaaagtcgTAGAAGAAATTACACAAGAAAGTAaagaattaaaagaaataatagataatgtgaaacctaagaaaaaaataaaaagtgagaCAGCTACTAAAGTGAAAAAAAGGACGCAGAAACACATTTCTCGAAAACAAAAATGGAGGAGATCTAGTAGTGATTCCAGCTCATCTGAGATTATAATGTGTATGGCTGATTCTGATGATTCAGAATATGAAACAATGGATGATTTAATCACGGAATTTTACGAAGAAGaacaagaaaatatagaaCCATCAATTCCCTTTGGCTTTtctgaaattgaattttttacagaggataataatacattaaaaattgattCCTGGATTTTAGCAAAATTTGCTACAAAAAAGAGCGTTAAACATTTCGTAggaaagataatattaataaaaaacaacattcCTGATGTCAAATTTGTGAGAAAAGTAAAGGAATCAAAATTTAACAGAGGATCGGTGTTTACTTATCCTACAGTAGATGACATTTGTACCATGAGACATTTGGATGATATTGTTCTAGTATTACCAGAGCCCAACATCTCTCGGCGAGGACAAATcatatttgatattgatttGAGTAATTACAACGTACAATAG